The following nucleotide sequence is from Ahniella affigens.
ATGATGAACGAGTACATCATGCCCGGACCCGCCTTGTTGGCGGCCACGGCGGTCAACACGAAGATGCCGGTACCGATGATGGCGCCGACGCCGAGCATGGTCAGGTCAAAAGCCCCCAACTGCCGCTTCAGGCCTTTCTTCTCGGCTGTGGCCAAAATCTGGTCCAGTGGTTTGATACGGTCAAATAGCATCCGGTTACTCCGTGTTCTGGTGACTGATCGTCGGAACCATGGCCACGCCCGGCAGCTCCCTCGTCTGCGTTGAGCGTCGGCTGGCATGAATTTGTGTCGGCTTGCTAACGAAACCCTCGCGGCCCAGACGGGCAATCGGGTTCCGGGCACGGCCACAACGTGGGCTAAGATACGCACGAACTCCACATCGGGCAAGGGAAATCCGTGATACCAGTGTTTGAATCGGCCCAGGAAAAGGTCCGGGCCTTGCTTTTTGACAACCAACATGTGCCGGGATTGTCGCCAGAGATCGTGCAGCTGTTCTTGGATTTCGCCGCTTCCAGTGCTGATTGCTGCGAGCGCCATCACGCCCCTGGGCACTTCACCGGCTCGGCGCTGGTGCTGAGTGCCGACAGTCAGCGAACGCTGCTGACCCATCATCGCAAGCTCGATCGTTGGCTCCAACCCGGCGGTCATGCTGACGGCGATGGCGATCTGCGCGCAGTGGCGCTCAGGGAGGCGGAGGAGGAGACGGGCTTGGTCGGGCTGACGGTCGAGTCGGCCATTCTGGACCTCGATCGTCATTGGATTCCGGAGCGGAAGGGTGAGCCTGGACATTGGCACTACGACGTGCGCTTTCTAGTCCGGGCGACGGCGAGTGAAGCGTTTGTCATCAGTGAAGAATCACATGCCCTGAAATGGTGGCCGTTGACGGCGGTGGCTACCGATGCGGCATTCGATCCGTCATTGATGCGTATGGCCGCGCGTTGTCTGGAACGCCCGGTTTAAGGCGGGGCGGAACAGACTAGTCCTGGGCAATCAGATGCGGCGAGCCGCCCGTGCCTGGGCGGTTCTTTGGCCCAAAACGCACAACGCGCCGATGTGGCGCGTTGTGTCAGAAGCGGAAACTGGCGTGCTTGCCGATGTTACTGGCCGCCACCTTCTACTGGTTTGTAACCGAAAAAGCTCTCGAGCAGTTTGTCGTCGCCATCGTATTCGCTCGCATTGGCTTCGACGAATTGGCTGATGCGAAGCTCATTCAACGCGGCGTAGCCGTCGTTGTCTTCGTGCATATTGAGCAGCGCGTCCTTGATGGCAGTCTTGACGGCCGGGTCGACGCCCGCGGCGGCCGAAAAGGCAGGTCCCGTGAATTCGCGCGTGGTCGTCATGACGATCAGGTTGGGATATTCGTCCTTGATGATCGACGGCACGATGGCGGCTTCGGCCTCGCCAGCAAACACGATTTCGACACCGTCGCGCCAGCTTTGGGCTGTGGACATGACATTCGGTTGGCGAATGGCGTCGGGCCAGATTTCGGCCAGTAGCGCAAACCCCATGCTCGGGCTCGGCATTGTGACAACGCGGGCACCGATCAGGCCGCGTAGGCCCTTGGCGGCTGTTTCGTCCATCGCCAGTACGGCATAACTGGTTTTCTCCGCGGTTTTGACGAACGGTTCATAGCCAAAGCGCTTGGCGCGATAATCGGTGAGATGCGCTTCGGCAAACATGAAATCGGCGGGCGCGTTTTGACGAACGTCGCGCCAGAAGAAGTGGAAGTTTCGGGGATAGACCAGCGTGACCGAATGTTTCATCGGCTTGAGCGCCTTGTTGAGGTGCGCCTCCAGCGGCGCAAACACTTCGGCAGCGCGCTCGGGCCCGTAATGCGGCTCGATTATGATCTTGAATTCTGCCGCCGTCGCGCCGCTTGCGCCCGCAACCAGGGCAAGCGAGGCTGCCAGACTACGAAACATCCGCTTCATTGACGCCTCCAGGGTCGATCATCTGAGTGGTGGTTTAGCACGTTCTTATTGACCTGCCAATGCTTTGAATAGGCTAGTTCAACCATGGTGTGACGAATGTTCAGGAATCGGCGAACACTTGCTCCAGAACCAAGTGGCGGCCGGCGGCGTCGGTGATGGCCATACCGGGCTGCGGCTCGTGCAGCACGGCCAAACCATCGCCGCCGATGGCCAAGGCCAATTCTCCCAATGGCTGGCCGCTGTCGGCGCTCAGAATCCGATGGTCGGTCTGATTCGGGTCGAGCCCGCTGAGCCGGCACAGCGCACGCTTGTTGCGGCCCAGAAAATGCGTTCGGGCGACGATTTCCTGACCGGGATAGCAGCCCTTGCCAACACTGATGGCACCCAGTCGCTTCAGTCCCAGCGCGTGGCCAATGAACAGTTCCGACCGTGTGGCATCCAGAAATGGCAGGCCGGCTGCAATGTCAGCCACGCCGGGCTGGGCCTGTGACGGCGAATCCGGTGACGATGCTTGGAGCCAGAAATGGCGTGTGTCGGACCCTGGCACGTTCAAACCGGCCAGCACCGACTCCGGAACGCTGGCACCGTCGCGCACGATGAGGTCCGGGCGCACGCGGATCGTGACTTTGCTTCGAAACACAAAGCGGCGCAGGCGCTCTGCCAACTCGGTACTCCGGCCAAACGCGATCGCCAGAACGAACGCATCCGGTGCCAGTCGAAACAGCGGAAAAAACGCCACGACCCGCCCTTGAGGGTTCAACCAGGCGCTGAACTGGCCCGAGCCTTGTGACACTGGTCGCAGGTCGCTCGCCAATTGCGATTGCAGGAAGCGCTCGGCATCCGGTCCGGCGACCTCCAGCAGCTCGAACGCGGCAAGGGCAGGGGACATGAACGTCGACTCCAGTTGGCAGGAGCGTTCACCCTGGGGGCGCTGTCGCAATTTTTCAAGGTTCTACCGACCCAGGGCGCTGATCTAAAGGCGCCGGCCCGCGTGGGCTAGCGCGAATTGCCGCGCTTGTAAACGACTTGTTCGTTCTGGGCGCGCTGGCTACCCTTGGAACGCTTTGTAAGCAGACTGCGCCGATCTTGAACGATTCCACCGCCAAAACCACCGAACTCGTGCCCGAGACCTCGCAAGACTCGCGGCCGGCAGCACCTGTGCTGCCCAAAGAGATCGGTGGTCGCGATGGGCCTGAGCCCACGCGCTTTGGTGATTGGGAAAAGAACGGACGCTGCATCGATTTTTGACGCGACGTCGGCACCATCACGTGCCTGACGCTGGACCACGAGAGGTGCTCAACATGGCAGGACAACGCCCCATATCGCCGCATCTGCAGATTTACAAGAAACAGCTGACGTCCACGCTGTCGATTCTGCATCGCATTACTGGTTTGCTGCTGGCCTTGGGTGGCGTGCTGCTGGTTGGCTGGGTGCTGGTACTGGCCGATGGCCCGGACCACTATGCCCATCTGCAGGGCACACTCGGTGGCTCGGTGCTGCATTGGTTTGTCTGTGTCGGGTTCTACGTGTTCAGTTTCAGTCTGAGCTATCACTTGCTGAACGGCATCCGGCATCTGTTGTGGGACGCAGGCATCGGCCTTGATATTCCAAACGCGTACAAGAGCGGCTGGATCGTGGTGCTGCTGGCCCTGGTGTCGACGGCATTGTTGGCCTTCCGCGCATTGAGTGGAGGTGCGGCATGAGTCTCAGAACCCCTCTGGCGCGCGTGCGCGGCCTTGGCTCAGCCAAGGATGGTACGGGCCATTGGCTCGCCCAGCGCATTTCGGCCGTGCTGCTCGTGCCCTTGTCGATTTGGTTCCTCGTCTGCTTCTGGCCGGTTCTGGGCCAGGAATATGCAGATGCCCGGGTGTATTTGGCCCAGCCAATGCACGCCTTCCTGCTGCTGGCGTTTGTGCTGACGCTGATCTATCACGCCCTGCTTGGGGTGCAAGTGGTGATCGAGGACTACATTCATACGCGCTGGCTCGAAGTCAGCCTGCAAGTTGCGATCAAGCTGATTGCGTTCCTGGCCGCGCTGGCCACGGCGTTCGCGCTGATCCGCATCGTTCTGGGAGCCTGAACCATGGCGATTGACGCCTACAAGATCATCGAACACAAATACGACGTCGTCGTGGTTGGCGCGGGTGGCGCCGGTCTCCGCGCAACCATGGGTATGGCCGCCAAAGGCCTGTCCACCGCGTGCATCACCAAAGTGTTCCCGACCCGCTCGCACACCGTCGCCGCACAAGGCGGCATGTCGGCCGCGCTGGCCAACATGGGCCCGGACGACTGGCGCTGGCACTTCTTCGACACCGTGAAGGGCTCGGACTGGTTGGGCGATCAGGATGCGATCGAGTACATGTGCCGGGAAGCGATTCCAGCCGTGATTGAGTTGGAACACTTCGGTGTGCCGTTCTCGCGCACGGACGATGGCAAGATCTATCAGCGCCCATTTGGCGGCATGACCACCGAATTCGGCAAGGGCCCGCCCGCCCAGCGCACGTGCGCTGCGGCGGACCGCACCGGTCACGCCATTCTGCACACGCTGTATCAGCAATCGCTGCGCTATGACGCCCGCTTCTACATCGAATATTTTGCGCTGGATCTGATCTTCGACAATGAAGGCGTCTGCCGTGGCGTGCTCGCGCTCGACATGGCCGAAGGTACGTTGCATCTGTTCCGCGCGCAGTCGGTCGTGCTCGCCACCGGTGGCTATGGTCGTGCCTACTTCTCCTGCACCAGTGCGCATACGTGCACGGGCGACGGCGGTGGCATGGTGCTGCGTGCGGGCCTGCCGCTGCAGGACATGGAGTTTGTGCAGTTCCACCCGACCGGCATTTACGGCGCGGGCTGCCTGATTACCGAAGGCGTGCGTGGCGAAGGCGGGCAGCTCAAGAACAGCAAGGGCGAGCGTTTCATGGAACGCTATGCGCCAAGCGTCAAAGATCTGGCGCCGCGGGACATGGTCAGTCGTTGCATGACCATCGAGATTCGCGAAGGCCGTGGCGTTGGCAAAGACGCCGACCACATCTTCCTGCATCTGGAACATCTGGGCGCCGGCACGATTCACGAAAAGCTGCCGGGCATTGCTGAATCGGCCCGCATTTTCGCTGGGGTCGACGTGACTCGCGAACCGATTCCGGTGCTGCCAACCGTGCACTACAACATGGGTGGTATTCCGACCAATTATCACGGCGAAGTCGTGACCAAGCGGGGCGACAACCCCGATCACGTGATTCCGGGCTTGTTTGCCATTGGCGAAGCGGCATGCGTGTCCGTTCACGGCGCCAACCGTTTGGGGTCGAACTCATTGCTCGATCTCGTGGTATTTGGTCGCGCTGCTGCGAATCGCTGCGCCGAAATCCTGAAGCCGAACGCGCCCCACAAGCCGTTGCCGAAGGACGCTTGCGACGCCGCGTTGAGCAATCTCGACCGCTTGCGCTATGCCAAGGGCGGTACGCCTACGGCCGACATCCGTCTGAACATGCAGCGTACGATGCAGCGCGATGCGGCGGTGTTCCGCACCGGCGAGACGTTGCTCGACGGGTGCAAAAAGATGACCGAGATCTACGACTCGTTTGGCGACGTCAAGGTCACGGACCGCTCGTTGATCTGGAACTCCGATCTGATCGAAACCCTGGAGTTGCAGAATCTGTTGGGTCAGGCCGTGGCAACCATCTATTCGGCCGAGCATCGCACCGAAAGCCGCGGTGCGCATGCCCGCGAAGACTTCAAGGATCGCGACGACAACAATTGGATGAAGCATACGCTGGTGTCAGTCGACACGGCGGGCAAAACCAGCTTCGACTATCGCCCGGTCCACATGTACACCAATGGCGACGTCGATGTGGTGCCGCCAACGGAGCGTAAGTACTGATGGACGCTTCGGATCGCAGCGGTGGCTTGATTGCTTGGCAATGGCGCACCTATGCCCGCAATCACCGCAGTCGGGTGAATCTGGTCGTGCACATGTTCGCCGTGCCGCTGTTCATCGCCGCGACGTTTGCAGCCATCCGATTGCTGATCGCGTCGGCGTTTGTGCCGGCGTTGCTGTGCCTCGTGATCATGGCGGTGGCGTTTCTGCTGCAGGGCATTGGTCACAAGCAAGAGCGCGAGCCGCCAGTACCGTTCAAGGGGCCGTTCGATTTTCTGGCGCGGGTGTTCGTTGAGCAGTTCGTGACCTTTCCAAGATTCGTGCTGTCGGGTGGCTGGAGCCGTCACCTGGCGGGGCAGTTTGATTCCTGAGGTGAACCATGGCTGAGTTTACGCTTCCGAAGAATTCCTTGGTCGGCAAGGGCAAGCATTTTGCGTCGCCAGGCGCCAAAGCGCCGCGGCAATTCAAGGTGTACCGCTGGAATCCGGATGACACGGCCAATCCGCGCACGGACACGTACGAGGTCGACTTGTCGAGTTGTGGCCCGATGGTGCTCGATGCGCTGATCAAGATCAAAAACGAGATCGACCCGACGCTGACTTTCCGCCGCTCTTGTCGCGAAGGAATCTGCGGCTCGTGTGCGATGAATATCGATGGCACCAACACGCTCGCGTGCACGAAGGCGATCGACGAGATTCAAGGCGAAGTGCGCATTTACCCGTTGCCGCACATGCCGGTGGTTAAGGACCTCGTTCCGGATCTGACGCACTTTTATGCCCAGTATGCGTCGATTCGGCCGTGGATGCGGACGCAGAGCGTGCCGCGTCCGGATGGCGAGCGCCTGCAGTCGAAGGAAGACCGCGCGAAGCTCGACGGACTGTACGAGTGCATTCTGTGTGCCTGCTGCTCGACGTCCTGCCCGAGTTACTGGTGGAACGGCGATCGCTACCTTGGTCCGGCCATTCTGTTGCAGGCCTACCGATGGATCATCGATTCGCGTGATGAGGACACCGGCGACCGTCTCGACAACCTCGAAGATCCGTTCCGTCTGTATCGCTGCCACACCATCATGAATTGCGCGAAGACCTGTCCGAAGGGTCTGAACCCGGCGAAGGCGATTGCTGAAATCAAGAAGCTGATGGTTCAACGGCGCTCGCTCTGAATTGGCAATCATGAGCGAACTAAGCCCCGAGCAAATCCGGGCCAAACGAATGCGCTGGCATTGCCGGCGCGGCACCACGGAGCTTGAGCGGCTGTTGGGTCGGCATTTGGACCGGCTGCTGGCGGCAGGCGATAGCCGGGCGCTGGATTTGTTCGAGCAACTGCTCGCTGAGGAAGATCGCGATTTGCAGCGTTGGCTACTGGGCTACGAAACGTGCACCGTACCGGAGTACGTGGCGTTGATTCATGATCTCCGCCAGCCCGCTTGACTGGACGCTGCGGCCATCGCGCCTGCAGCCGCTGTTCAGCGTTGGCGCAGTCACCCTTGGGCTCGCCGCACTCTTAATCTGGACCGATCTGCGGCTCTGGCAGCTATTGTCCGTATTGATCATCGTGCTCGGCCTGGAATGGTGGCGATTTCGCCGCTTTGGCCGCACCGAAGCCGGGCGCTATCTGATTCGGCCCGACGGGTTCTGGCAGTTGCCCGGGTCGGACGCACTCTGGCAGCTCCGGTCGGTCTCCTGGTTTCCGGGGCTCTGTCACTGTCAACTTCAAGAAGCCACGCGCCCAAGTGAAGCGCGGCAGTTGCTGTTCTGGCGCGACCAAGTGGACACGCATAGCTGGCGGCGTTTGCGGGCTCGTCTTCGAACATATCGTCCGGGAGCGGCTGAATAAGTCCATCCTGGACTTTCAGACCCGCATTGCCTCAGATTTTTTTCAGAGACTGCTCAAAACTGCGGGCGACGTTCAGGCGGTTGCGCGCTGCGGCCTGCGGGCGATATGGCGGTTTCGGACATCCCGTCGAACTGTGATGCAGTTCGCATAACAGGCTGTCAACTTCGCCACACTTTGGAGTGGAAAGGCGTCAACGTCGGCACGTCAACAGGGACATCGATGCAACCGACCCAGATCAGTAGGGCTTGTGTTTTCATAGCGCCCCAACCGACCGCAGCGCCTCGGCATAGCGGCTCTGAATCAGCGCGGACAAACGGACGCGTCGCCTGATTGCAAACCGGTCTGATGGCGATCAGGAGTGGTGTCATGCGTAGGTTCGTAAGCTGCTTGGTCTGCGTGCTGGCAATGGCTGCGACGCCGGTCTGGTCTGCCGTTGAGACTGCGGTGTCCCGCGATCCTGAATTGGGCACCAGAACCGCGCTGCCCAACGCCAAGTTCAAAAAGCGTTTGCATCGCTACGACGAGCCGATGCGAGCGCAGCAGTTTTTCAACTGGCAGCGGAGCAAAGATCAATCATTCGACACTGATCGCGCCATCGCCGAAGCGCGTCGGCTTGCCGAGCAAATGCCGTGGTTTTCCAGTGCCCGCAACGAAGTCGTGGCGGGTGTGCCGAATCTTGATCAGTCGGGAACAGAGCCAAACAGCGCACTCGACAGCTGGACGGCACTCGGCCCCGGCAATGTCGGCGGACGGACCCGTACGCTGGTGTTCCACCCGAACTTTGCCTCGAACAATACGATGTTCGTCGGCGGCGTCGCGGGCGGCATCTGGCGCACTACCGATGGTGGCAGCACATGGAGTCCGTTGGGCGATTTCAATCCGAACATCGCGGTGACGGCCATGTTGATTGACCGGACCAATGCGAACCACCTTTGGGTTGGTACGGGCGAAGGCTTCTTCAATGTCGATGGTGTTCGTGGTGCTGGCATCTTCGAGTCCAACGACGGCGGAACAACGTGGACGCAAATCCAGACAACCGCGCCGTCGGCCAGCAATACCAATTTCCGCTATGTGATCGACATGGCGCAAAGCCCGAATGCGGCAGCGACGTTTTATGTGACGACGCTCACCGGGTTATGGCGTACCACCGACAGCGGCGCGACCTGGACACGCTACATCGATCCGACTGCGGGAACCGCCGCCAACGGTTGCCACGACATCATCGTGCGGCCGGACATCACGCCGAACGACACGGTTGTGGTCAGCTGTGGCAATTTCGCGCCGACTGGCACGGCGACTGGCATTTGGCAAAGCACGAACGCGAATGCCGTCACGCCGACTTGGAGCAAGCGACTGGGCCCCGCCGGAACAACCGTCCTGAATCGGATGGGACGCACGAGTCTCGCTGTAGCGCCCAGCAATTCCGCCACGATGTATGCGCTGATCGCGTGCAGTGCCCAGGCAACATCGGGCACGACGGCTTGTGGTGATTTGGGCGGCACCGCCAACGACAATCATTTTGATGACGGGCTGCGTGCGATCTACCGCTCGACCGATGGTGGCGCGACCTGGGCCGCGCAATACACGAACGGCTTTACCGAAGCGACGACCGCCAATCGCGAACTATTGCTGACGAACCCGCTGATCGGCCGCTGTGGCCTCTGCACGTCCATCTGTGGTGTTGGCGCGACCAGCAGCTATGGTGGTCAGGGCTGGTACGACAACGTGATCGCGGTCGATCCGGCCAATGCCAGTCGGGTCTGGGTTGGCGGGATCGATCTGTGGCGGTCCGATGACGCTGGTGTCAACTGGGGAATTGCGTCGTACTGGGGCCAGCAATACATGCCCGGAGTGCCAGTCACCAACTACGCCCATGCGGATCAACACGGCATCTGGTTTCCGCCCAATTACGACGGCAGCACGGTCAAGACGCTGTTCGTGACCAACGACGGCGGCGTACACCGAACGCTGGATGCGACAGTTGCGGTTGGAACGTCGTCCACCAATAGCCAGGCGACGAATTCCATCTGCGGCCAGGCCAATCGGCCTGCCATTGCGTGGGGCAATCTCAATAACGGCTATCAGGTAACCCAGTTCTATCATGGCACCGTGTTCCCGAACGGCCAGACCTATTTCGGTGGCGCTCAGGACAACGGCACGAACCTGCGCGCGGAATCGACGATGAGCGCGAATCAGTGGAACGAGGTCAACGGCGGTGACGGCGGCTATGTGGCGGTGGACCCGACCAACACGAACATTCTGTATTCCGAAACGACTGGCATCAGCATCGACAAGTCCACTGACGGGGGCGTCAATTGGGCAAGCGCGATCAGCGGCATCACCGATGTGGGTGGCCTGTTCATCAATCCGTTCCTGCTCGATCCAAACCTGAATACGCGCCTGTTCACCTCCGGTCGAAGCATTTGGCGTTCCGCGAATTCCGCCGGGACTTGGACGCAGGCGTCGAGCGCGCTGGCCACGCGGACCTGTGGTGCGAGTGCCTTCAACGACAATTACTCGGCCTACGCAGTGGCGCCGGGGGACAGCAATCTGATGGTGATGGGCTCCGATCTGGGGCGGCTCTGCCGGATCACCAACGCCACCTCGTCAACCAATGCGACGACGCCGGTGTGCACGACGCCGCTCGGCACCAATTGCGCAACGATCTCCTCGATTGCGTTCGACGCGACTCAGGCAACGTCCACGGCGCAGAACAGCCGCGTGGTGTTCGCGACCGTTTCGGATTTTGGTTTCAGCCATGTCCTGAAATCCACCGACGGCGGCCAAACCTGGACTGCGATCGACAATCAGGCCGGCACCACCGCGCGACTGCCCGATGTCCCGGCACACTCGCTGGTCACGGATGCGGCGTATGGCGTCGGGCAGCGACTGTATGTTGGCACTGACCTCGGCGTGTTTGTCAGTATCGATGCGGGTCTGAACTGGATGCGCGAAAACGCAGGCTTCGCGAACACGCCAGTGGAATGGTTGCAGATGCATGCGCGGACGATTGGCACTGGGCTCGCTGCGGCAAAGGCGCCTGCCACGGGCCAACTGTTTGCCTTTACGCATGGTCGGAGTTTGTTCAAGACGAGTTTGCGCGCCGCTGGTGGTTTCTGTGCCAGTCCGGCGGCCGCGATTCCGGACAACAACGTGGGGGGCGCGACCTCCAGCATCACTCTGAGTAACATCAGCGCGACGCAGACCGGTTGGATCGACCTCGATCTGCAGATGACGGTGACGCACGCGAATGTGGGCGATCTCAGCGCCACATTGACGCGCACCAGTGGTGCGGGCGCACCGGTGTCGGTGACCTTGTTCTCCCGTCCCGGTGTGCCGAGCACGAGCTTCTGCACCGGCAGCGGCGACAATATTGCGGCGACGTTCGATGATGACGCGGACTTTACTGCCGAAACGCGTTGTATCGACGCCAACACGCCAACATTGGCGGGGCAGTTCCGTGCCGAGGGCGCTCTGTCATCCGTCTTGGTTGCCGGAACGGCGACCTATCAACTCACCATCAATGATCAGGCCGCGGGCACGGCGGGCACGCTGAACAGTTGGTGTTTGGTTCCGACTGCAAATACCGACGCCACCGTGCCCGTAACCTTGAGTGCGCTCACTTCCGAACGCGACCAACAGGGCGTGCTCACGGTGCGCGTGACGACCGATGTGCAGGTGTCGGTAGCAGCATTCGAACTCAGCAGTACACGGCGAGAACAAGAGGTATTTGAGCGCGCAGCGGCAGGAGCCGATCGCACGATGCCGGATACCCTGCAGTTGCGGGCGCCCTACAGCGGCAATCAGTTCTATCTGCGCATCCTGAACATCGATGGTTCGGCTGATACGTTGGGGCCGTTTCAGGTTGGTCAGCACTATGGCCGAGCGGCATCCAATGGTGAGGCCGTGCCCATCGACTGGCCTGCCGTTCGCCAGGAACAGAACCAGATCGGTCGCAGCCCGGCCAGTGTCAGTGCCGGCACGGGTGTGGCGCGGCCAGCCGTCAACCTGCTCGTGGCAGACGATGGGATTCAGAATGTGAGTTACGAAGCATTGATGACAGCTGGCGCAACTGGCTTTGCCGACGTGCCATTGGCCGATCTGGCACTGAGTCTGGAAGGGCGCCAGGTGGCCGTGAACGTGAGATCTGCAGACACGATCTTCAATGCTGGCGATGAGATTGAGTTCGTTGGGCACAGTCTGCACCGTCCGAGTCAGACTGGTGCGGCCTACGAGAGTCTGTACAGTCGCCGGCTTCCGTATCGGTTGAGCGTCGACCCGGACCATGCATTGCGCGTTCGGCCGGCTCGAACGAACGATACCCCGACCGATGGTCCGGCTCAGGTTCGCCAGCAGGTGACGGTGGAGGACAACCAGCTGTATGTCTACAGTGCGCCGCTGAACGACCCGTGGGCATGGTCCAGAACGCTGGCGATGAACGGATCACCAGCCACGACGCAGCACCAGTTTTCGCTCGCGTCCGTGGACGTCGCGGCGCCGGCGTCGATCGAAGTGAGTCTGTACGGTGGCAACGACTTCCCGCTGGGGGGCCTCGATCATCACGTCGAGGTCCTGTTGAACGGACAGTTGTTGGGCGAAACGCAGTTTGATGGCCTGCAGGCGCAGACCATGCGCTTCAGCCTGCCGGCAGGTAGTCTGCAGGCCAACAATACGTTGAGCGTGCGCGTGCCTGGGGATGTGGGGCAGGTCTACGACATGGTCTATCTGGAGGATATCCAGGTTGACTATTACCGCACGTTGCAAGCAACCGATGGTCAGCTGTCATTCGTGTCGGAGACCGGCGCCGGGCAGCCCGTCGCGCTGCCGCAAGGCTATCTGATGAGCGATGCATTTGAGGATCCGGTGCCCTTGTGCGTCCCGGAGGCCTGTCAGACCCTGACAATCACCGGCCTGCAGCCAGCCACTGCCAGAATTTATCAAGGTGCTGGCGAGGACTGGTTCGAGATCGCGGCGGTCGAGCAGTCGGGCGCGCTCAGGTTTACCGCGCCGGTTTCGGCGGGGCACCGTTTTGAAGTGGCTGACGCCAGCGGATTGAAGCATCCAGAGGTTGCGGCCATAGCGGATACCACGATGTTGAGCGCGGGGCCAGCCGAATATCTGGTGATCGCGCACCCACAGTTTCGGTCGGCATTGAGTGGCCTGCTTGCCGCCCGACAATCGGACGGACTCAGCACCAAGCTGGTCGATGTGGACGCGGTGTATCAGCAATACGCAGGCGGCCGTGTCGATCCGCAGGCGATCGATGACTACGTGGCGTTTGCGTATGCGAACCTGGGCACGCGCTATGTGCTCTTGGTTGGGGGCGATACTTACGATTATTTCGATGACTTGCATTTGGGTGCGATCTCGCACATGCCCACGATCTATCGGGCCGGCGATGCGTTTGTCCGATTCGCGGCCAGTGACAATGCGTTCGCCGACATCGATGGGGACTTGGTGCCGGAACTTGCGATCGGTCGCTTGCCGGTTCGAACAGTGGCTGAACTCAACACGCAGATCAACAAAATCTTGGCGTACCAATCGAACCA
It contains:
- a CDS encoding protein YgfX, translated to MISASPLDWTLRPSRLQPLFSVGAVTLGLAALLIWTDLRLWQLLSVLIIVLGLEWWRFRRFGRTEAGRYLIRPDGFWQLPGSDALWQLRSVSWFPGLCHCQLQEATRPSEARQLLFWRDQVDTHSWRRLRARLRTYRPGAAE
- a CDS encoding C25 family cysteine peptidase translates to MRRFVSCLVCVLAMAATPVWSAVETAVSRDPELGTRTALPNAKFKKRLHRYDEPMRAQQFFNWQRSKDQSFDTDRAIAEARRLAEQMPWFSSARNEVVAGVPNLDQSGTEPNSALDSWTALGPGNVGGRTRTLVFHPNFASNNTMFVGGVAGGIWRTTDGGSTWSPLGDFNPNIAVTAMLIDRTNANHLWVGTGEGFFNVDGVRGAGIFESNDGGTTWTQIQTTAPSASNTNFRYVIDMAQSPNAAATFYVTTLTGLWRTTDSGATWTRYIDPTAGTAANGCHDIIVRPDITPNDTVVVSCGNFAPTGTATGIWQSTNANAVTPTWSKRLGPAGTTVLNRMGRTSLAVAPSNSATMYALIACSAQATSGTTACGDLGGTANDNHFDDGLRAIYRSTDGGATWAAQYTNGFTEATTANRELLLTNPLIGRCGLCTSICGVGATSSYGGQGWYDNVIAVDPANASRVWVGGIDLWRSDDAGVNWGIASYWGQQYMPGVPVTNYAHADQHGIWFPPNYDGSTVKTLFVTNDGGVHRTLDATVAVGTSSTNSQATNSICGQANRPAIAWGNLNNGYQVTQFYHGTVFPNGQTYFGGAQDNGTNLRAESTMSANQWNEVNGGDGGYVAVDPTNTNILYSETTGISIDKSTDGGVNWASAISGITDVGGLFINPFLLDPNLNTRLFTSGRSIWRSANSAGTWTQASSALATRTCGASAFNDNYSAYAVAPGDSNLMVMGSDLGRLCRITNATSSTNATTPVCTTPLGTNCATISSIAFDATQATSTAQNSRVVFATVSDFGFSHVLKSTDGGQTWTAIDNQAGTTARLPDVPAHSLVTDAAYGVGQRLYVGTDLGVFVSIDAGLNWMRENAGFANTPVEWLQMHARTIGTGLAAAKAPATGQLFAFTHGRSLFKTSLRAAGGFCASPAAAIPDNNVGGATSSITLSNISATQTGWIDLDLQMTVTHANVGDLSATLTRTSGAGAPVSVTLFSRPGVPSTSFCTGSGDNIAATFDDDADFTAETRCIDANTPTLAGQFRAEGALSSVLVAGTATYQLTINDQAAGTAGTLNSWCLVPTANTDATVPVTLSALTSERDQQGVLTVRVTTDVQVSVAAFELSSTRREQEVFERAAAGADRTMPDTLQLRAPYSGNQFYLRILNIDGSADTLGPFQVGQHYGRAASNGEAVPIDWPAVRQEQNQIGRSPASVSAGTGVARPAVNLLVADDGIQNVSYEALMTAGATGFADVPLADLALSLEGRQVAVNVRSADTIFNAGDEIEFVGHSLHRPSQTGAAYESLYSRRLPYRLSVDPDHALRVRPARTNDTPTDGPAQVRQQVTVEDNQLYVYSAPLNDPWAWSRTLAMNGSPATTQHQFSLASVDVAAPASIEVSLYGGNDFPLGGLDHHVEVLLNGQLLGETQFDGLQAQTMRFSLPAGSLQANNTLSVRVPGDVGQVYDMVYLEDIQVDYYRTLQATDGQLSFVSETGAGQPVALPQGYLMSDAFEDPVPLCVPEACQTLTITGLQPATARIYQGAGEDWFEIAAVEQSGALRFTAPVSAGHRFEVADASGLKHPEVAAIADTTMLSAGPAEYLVIAHPQFRSALSGLLAARQSDGLSTKLVDVDAVYQQYAGGRVDPQAIDDYVAFAYANLGTRYVLLVGGDTYDYFDDLHLGAISHMPTIYRAGDAFVRFAASDNAFADIDGDLVPELAIGRLPVRTVAELNTQINKILAYQSNHASTLVFGADLSADGVDFDTLVDAHQLAYVGPGSKLSIYPDVSGMPAAKALLVDTINAGARYVEYFGHSSPDRWSYSPMLTASDLNSGALTNINQPIVVNQLGCWNTFFVSPQANGMAHAWLNNTAGAAAVIGATALIEIGSGHELGLRISERLQPGARIGDVLKSAKQDLQADGINAVDVLVVSTLLGDPAMPY